The following is a genomic window from Spirosoma foliorum.
AAAGAAATTATTCTGGCCATTGGCGGATCGGCTACGGTAGACGGTGGAACGGGAATTTTGCGGGCGCTTGGTATCCGCTTTTTAACAGCTGAAGGTACCGTTTTGACCACCCCTGAAAGTCTGACCGAGTTAGCGACAATTGATGTTTCAGGACTTGATCAGCGGATTCTGGCTTGTGAGCTAAATATCCTTTGCGATGTAGATAATGTGTTAATTGGTGAGCAGGGGTCGGCCGCCGTTTTCGGACCTCAAAAAGGAGCGACGTCCGGAGGAGTAAAAAAACTGGATGCCAGTATGAACAAGCTCGCCGAAATAGCCTTTAAGCAAACGGGTATTGACATGATACGGGTGAAGCACGGTGGTGCAGCTGGCGGTGTGGCTGCGGGTCTCTACACGTTTTGCAATGCAAAATTGGTGAACGGCATTGATTTTTTTCTTCAGTTCACTCGTTTCGATAAAGCACTGGATAAGGCCGATATCGTTATCACCGGCGAAGGCAGTATCGACGAGCAAACCTTACACGGCAAAGGACCATTTGGCGTAGCATTTCAGGCAAAGCACAAAAATCTACCTGTAATTGGTCTGGCGGGCAAGATTCCGTTGGAACAGAATGAGGAATTAAATCAGTATTTCAATGTCTTACTAGCTATTGGTAATGGCCCGACAGACATCGGCACAGCCATGCAGCTTACTGAGCAAAACCTGATACGAACCGCGTGGCAACTTGGTAATTTGTTAGCAATAAAGTCTCTTTAAAAACATACATATCACGGTTTGTAGTCAACAATTGTTGAAAACACTCAGAGTAACGAAATTTGAAATTGTTCCAGGTATCATTCATTCAACGTCTGAACTTGTTCTATTCTACTGGAAATTACGTTAAGATTAATCAGAGTCGTGTCCAGTAAAATAGAGCAAGTCCATGTTTTCGTTTACCAAAATTATAGGACGTTTTTTTGCTAACTGGCAACTCCAGTTAGCAACATATGAAGTGGCGCTCGTTATTGATAAACGTCAGATAATGCTTTCCTGCTTTCGAAATGCGACGGGCGAAAGGCCATTTTTCTTCTTGAACAGTTTTGAAAAATAATATACTGATTCAAAACCGGTCTGATTGGTAATTTCGCTAATATTCAGATTCGTGTTAATGAGCAAGTCTCTGGCGCGGGATAAGCGAAGATTAAGATGATACTGATTGGGCGAGACGCCGGTTATACGCTTAAAGGCTTTTCGGAAAGCAGAATAGCCCATTGGTAACTGACTGGCTAACTCTTCTACGTCAACCTGCGTTTCGTAGGACTCTTGCAGGATAAACTCTGCTTTCGCGATTAATCTTCCGACCGGGTCGTTATCATAAGCTTTAAATCTAGAAATTGTATTTAATACTCCTAATATCTGCAAAGTAATCCCGGCAATTTGCTGGTGATAGCCAACACTAGCAGCCTTCACCTGATCAAATATCCGGTGTAAGAGTACCAGAATTTCTTTATTTGACTTTATGTCCACAAATGGCCTGGCCGGATTAAAGTTTAGATTCTTCATTAGTTGCTGTATATAATAGCCGTTGAAGCCTACCCAATATTCTTCCCAACCTGATTTCACATCAGGTTTGTAGCGATGCCACACACCAGGAAAAAGAAAGAAGCATTGCCCCGCACTCACTTCGGTAGGTTGCAGATTTTCTGCTTCAAATACACCCTTACCTCTGGTTATAAAGATGATGTAATAGTCGTTTAAGATTCTGCCTCTGTTCCAGGTCAGTTTATGACTGTCAGGATGAGACTCGTTAGGGTAGTTCTGGTTTGGTTCAACTTTTGAGTAACCAACTGTGGTTACATACAGGCCCCAACTCTCTTCGGTCTTACTGACGGTTAGGTATTTGAAAAAGTTGTTCAACATGGCCTTCGTCTGGCGGTAAAGTCCTGTGGAATAAAAATCGCTTACAGGATAGTAAATATCAAAAAGTACAAACTATGTAAAAATCTCCTCTTGTTTATAATCTGACGGATAATGCGTATTGAAGTAGTCAGAGTGTTTTTGCACATAGAAGTTGACGTATCTGGATTGGTATAAAATGATAGCCAGGAGAAACCCCCGTCAAAGCCATTACAGTTTTGACTTTCTGATTCAATGCATTGACCGCTTGGCGTAAATCTGGCTTATTTCTTCATCTGAGCCAGGCGCGAATTGTTAAGATTCAACATTGTTTTGTACTTTTTGACAAAAAAATAGATTATTTATAGGTTGTCCATATTGGCAAAATGTAATTTCGGATCAGAAAATTACTGAAACAGTTCTTCGTTTTTTGACCTTAAACCTTAGCCTTATGAGACAATATTACAATCGGGGTTGGACGTATTGTTCGATCATTCTAACGATAGCTATACTGCTTTTTAATTGTTCCAGAGTTGTAGCACAGACTCAAAAAATCACCGGTACTGTCCGGGATGTGCAGGGGGCTGCGCTTCCAGGTGTTAGTGTGGTTGTCGCCGGTACATCAACCGGTACGATTACCGATGTCGAGGGAAAATTCTCTATTTCGGCAGCGAAAGGCAATACACTTAACTTTAGCTTTGTTGGTTACCAGCCTTTCAGTGAAAAAATTGCTAACGCTGACGTACTGAATATTCAACTGGTTACTGATGAGACCAACTTAAGTGAGGTGGTCGTCGTTGGGTATGGCACCCAAACCAAGCGAGAACTGACCGGGGCTATTAGTAATATCAAAGCCGCTGAATTAAAAGACATTCCTGCCACCAACATCAGCCAGCGGCTTCAGGGAAAACTGGCAGGTGTACAAATTAACCAGAACACTGGCCAGCCGGGAGCCGAATTGAGCATCAGGATACGGGGAGCCGCTTCTATCAATGCGGGTAATAACCCCCTGATTGTTGTTGATGGCTTTCCAACAACGAGTGGATTGAACGTAATAAACCCAGATGCCATCGAATCCATTACGGTATTAAAAGATGCGGCAGCGGCCTCGCTTTACGGGTCGCGGGCGGCCAATGGGGTTATTTTAGTGACAACTAAGCAGGCGAAGAATGGACAACGGAATGTTCAGTTCAGCAGCTTTGTGGGGGTACAGTCCGTTTCAGACCGCGGGAAACCCGATTTGATGAACGCTCCGGAATTTGCCCAGTTCAAGAAGGAATATTACGAGGATGCCGCTCTGTATGAGGGCTATAAGGGCGGGGTTCCTCAGCAGTACCAGAATCCTTCCCAATACAGTCCAAACGACGGCACAAACTGGTTTAATGTTTTGCTGCGAACAGCAGCTATCCAGGATTATAATCTTTCCATTTCTACCGACGCCAAAACCGTTCAATCAGTCGTTCATTTAGGCTACAATAAGCAGGACGGCGTCATGCTTAATAATTCAGCCAGTCGCTTTACGGTTCGAGCCAATAATATCTTCTCGGTCTCTCCTAAACTCAGACTTGGCATGAATCTGGCAGCTACCCACTATGTTACCAATATAACCCCTGGTTTGGGCGAAGGACGTAACATCATTCAGGTAGCTTATTTGTCCGATCCGACCTTGAAGTATAAAAATGATGACGGGACTTATCCAATTGGGTTTGCACCACCGGGCATGTTCTCGACGCCTAATTATTATCAGGTATTGATGCAAACGGTGAATCCAGCTAAGTACATGGTCCTCATCGGTAATGCGTATGTTGATTATCAGATACTCAAAGGGCTGAATGTTAAATCCAGTATCAACATTAATACCAGCAATGATATTAACCGGCTGTTCCAACCCTCCACAATTTTAGGCGGGCCAACACCGGCAGCGTCGGCCAGTGGTAGTTACAATACCGCAAATTATTTATCCTGGTTGTCCGAAAATACGCTGACCTACAACCGATCCTTCGGCAATCATAATCTGGAAGCACTGCTTGGCTATACGACCCAGAAGGTTAAAATGGAGAATAGCAACATCAACGGCAGTCAATTCCCGGATAACAGCGTTCAATGGTTAAACGTAGCTGCCAATCGAATCGGTAACGTTGGCGCCAGTGACTATTCGTTGATTAGCTATCTGGGACGGCTGAACTACAACTACAAAGGAAACTACCTGCTTTCACTGGCTTTCCGTAGCGATGGTTCGTCAAGGTTTGGGTCTAATAAACGATTCGGAACATTCCCTTCAGCTTCGTTTGGCTGGGTGGTTTCCGATGAGAAGTTCATGAATCGCTACAAATCCATTAATTTTCTTAAGGTAAGAGCGAGTTACGGTCAAGTTGGCAATAACAACATTGGTAATTACACGTACCTGGCCGGCGTTAACCCATCGAACTATGTGTTTAATAACGCGTTAGCGTCTGGACGCGTCCTGTCGGGTATTGGCAATTCCAATTTAACCTGGGAAACGACTACGGGCTTTGACGCTGGTTTAGATCTTTCGCTGTTAAACAATCGTATTAATTTCACTTACGATTATTATTACAAGAAAACAGACGGTCTTCTGTATGCCATCGACATTCCCGTACAGTCGGGTTACTCAGCCGTTTCATCAAACATTGGCCGGTTTGACTTCTGGGGTCATGAGTTTGCCATTGACACGCGAAACATAGAAGGGAAGTTTAACTGGAGCACCAGTTTCAATATTTCCTTTAACCGTAACCTGGTTCGTAAACTCGGTACCAACAATGCGCCTATTGGCGGCTATCAGGAGTATTGGGATGACAACCGTACAGCGGTGGGTCACCCGATCGGCCTCTTTTACGGCTACGTTAATACGGGTGTATATATGACTCAGCAGGAATTTGACAGCCAGCCGCATGGCGCTACGTCGATGATAGGTACCGCCCGTTTTGCGGACATCAATGGAGATGGAAAAATCGACATCAATGACCGGACGTACATTGGCAATCCAAATCCCGACTTTGTCTACGGAATGACCAATACGCTGAGTTACAAGAAGCTCGACCTATCCATTGTTATCGCCGGAACCGTTGGAAATGATATTGCCGATGACGCATTTCAGTCAACCGAAAACATAGATGGTGTATTTAACGTGCGCAAGGGCGTGGCCCGACGGTGGCGTTCGCCCGAAAATCCAGGAGACGGCATTTATCCCAGAACCCGGGCAGGCACGACGGCCGATTTCCGAAATTTTTCAACCCGTCAGGTTTTCAGCGGAACGTATCTGGCCGTTAAGAACATTACGCTTGGGTATCTGATCCCAATCGGCAACAACAAGACCATTAAAAGCTTCCGGGCATATTTCAGCACACAGAACCCGGTACTGTTTACCAAGTATCCGGGCATGAACCCCGAAGTTGGTCTGGCCGGTTTAAACGGCCTCAATCAGGGTCGTGACTTTACCGCCTTCCCTATTGCCAGAGTGTACACCCTTGGCGTTAACGTTAACTTCTGACCTGACTTTCCGACGATCATGAAAAAAATAATCTTTATTGGGGTTGTAGCCCTCTTACTGACAGGCTGTAAAGAAAGTTTTCTGGACCTCACGCCACCAACTAATTTAAGTTCGGCTACCTTCTTTCAAACGGAGGATCAGTTCAGACAGGCAGTTAACGCAGCGTATACACCCTTACGTGAATTGACTAATGTGGGCGTATATGATGATGAAATGCGCTCAGATAATACCTTCTTTACCATCTATCAGGCAAACCGTGGTCTGGAAAAATCAAGGGAAGCGTTTCCGCAGTTTGCCATCGATGCGACCGTTTCCAGTATTCCAAATGCGCCCGGTAGTCGATGGAACGCCAGTTATCGGGGTATTGCTTATGTCAACACAATCATTGACCGGCTGGCCGCCAATACCAGTTTGTCTACTGACGTGAAGAATTCAATTCTGGGAGAAGCCTATTTTTTACGAGCCTATTATTATT
Proteins encoded in this region:
- a CDS encoding glycerate kinase, which encodes MKPIRVLIAPNAFKHSLNAIDIASAIQKGLEQSRLNCVCECFPVGDGGDGTGELMIKKYDGLVVSADVNDPFDRQISSSFGLVNNGETAIIEMANASGLQLVKPAELDPLRATSFGTGELIKLALDKGVKEIILAIGGSATVDGGTGILRALGIRFLTAEGTVLTTPESLTELATIDVSGLDQRILACELNILCDVDNVLIGEQGSAAVFGPQKGATSGGVKKLDASMNKLAEIAFKQTGIDMIRVKHGGAAGGVAAGLYTFCNAKLVNGIDFFLQFTRFDKALDKADIVITGEGSIDEQTLHGKGPFGVAFQAKHKNLPVIGLAGKIPLEQNEELNQYFNVLLAIGNGPTDIGTAMQLTEQNLIRTAWQLGNLLAIKSL
- a CDS encoding SusC/RagA family TonB-linked outer membrane protein — encoded protein: MRQYYNRGWTYCSIILTIAILLFNCSRVVAQTQKITGTVRDVQGAALPGVSVVVAGTSTGTITDVEGKFSISAAKGNTLNFSFVGYQPFSEKIANADVLNIQLVTDETNLSEVVVVGYGTQTKRELTGAISNIKAAELKDIPATNISQRLQGKLAGVQINQNTGQPGAELSIRIRGAASINAGNNPLIVVDGFPTTSGLNVINPDAIESITVLKDAAAASLYGSRAANGVILVTTKQAKNGQRNVQFSSFVGVQSVSDRGKPDLMNAPEFAQFKKEYYEDAALYEGYKGGVPQQYQNPSQYSPNDGTNWFNVLLRTAAIQDYNLSISTDAKTVQSVVHLGYNKQDGVMLNNSASRFTVRANNIFSVSPKLRLGMNLAATHYVTNITPGLGEGRNIIQVAYLSDPTLKYKNDDGTYPIGFAPPGMFSTPNYYQVLMQTVNPAKYMVLIGNAYVDYQILKGLNVKSSININTSNDINRLFQPSTILGGPTPAASASGSYNTANYLSWLSENTLTYNRSFGNHNLEALLGYTTQKVKMENSNINGSQFPDNSVQWLNVAANRIGNVGASDYSLISYLGRLNYNYKGNYLLSLAFRSDGSSRFGSNKRFGTFPSASFGWVVSDEKFMNRYKSINFLKVRASYGQVGNNNIGNYTYLAGVNPSNYVFNNALASGRVLSGIGNSNLTWETTTGFDAGLDLSLLNNRINFTYDYYYKKTDGLLYAIDIPVQSGYSAVSSNIGRFDFWGHEFAIDTRNIEGKFNWSTSFNISFNRNLVRKLGTNNAPIGGYQEYWDDNRTAVGHPIGLFYGYVNTGVYMTQQEFDSQPHGATSMIGTARFADINGDGKIDINDRTYIGNPNPDFVYGMTNTLSYKKLDLSIVIAGTVGNDIADDAFQSTENIDGVFNVRKGVARRWRSPENPGDGIYPRTRAGTTADFRNFSTRQVFSGTYLAVKNITLGYLIPIGNNKTIKSFRAYFSTQNPVLFTKYPGMNPEVGLAGLNGLNQGRDFTAFPIARVYTLGVNVNF
- a CDS encoding helix-turn-helix domain-containing protein, with amino-acid sequence MLNNFFKYLTVSKTEESWGLYVTTVGYSKVEPNQNYPNESHPDSHKLTWNRGRILNDYYIIFITRGKGVFEAENLQPTEVSAGQCFFLFPGVWHRYKPDVKSGWEEYWVGFNGYYIQQLMKNLNFNPARPFVDIKSNKEILVLLHRIFDQVKAASVGYHQQIAGITLQILGVLNTISRFKAYDNDPVGRLIAKAEFILQESYETQVDVEELASQLPMGYSAFRKAFKRITGVSPNQYHLNLRLSRARDLLINTNLNISEITNQTGFESVYYFSKLFKKKNGLSPVAFRKQESII